The region TGTGGCATCCATTTCTTTTTCAGACTGAGACCGCAATTCACGCTCCATAGAAATAAGCAGGATATCAGCGATTAAATCGCCGATGCCTGACTCGTCTGTCCGGACTTTGTTAGAACGCAGATCCCATTCATTCATCGTGAGGGCCACTGGTTGCTCCGTAGACTTGGAAATACGCGACATCAGTTGATCAAGCATTTTCTGTAACTCAGGAAGAGACGCATGTTCGGGAGAAGTGACGTGTCGATGTACATCCAGTCGCTCGATTGTGCGTCGTCGAACAGCATTGTCATGTGGTTCAGAAAGAGTGAGCTTGACCTCACTCAGGTCATGAAAATCTGTACCACTTTTAATTATAAAGGAGTTGTTATCGTCTTCCGAGCCAGGAATCTTTTGGTCAAAAGAATCGCCTGAAAAGGTATCCGCGCCTCGACCAATGTAATACACATGATCGTGACCGCCTAGAATGAGATCGACACCATGCTGCGCAGGATCAGTATGGGATACAGCTCCAAGAGCACGGGCAATTTTGACATCATTCGGAAGACGACAATGTGTGATAGCAAGAATGAGCTCACACTGTTCTTTGCCTTCGCGCAGTTCTCGAGAGAGATTTTGGGCCACTTGGACCATGTCTCTGTATTCAAATTCCTTGGGAAACCCTGGTACAGTATCGAGCCATTCTTTCTCAACCAATCCAATGCATCCGATACGGACACCTTTGACATCCATGACAAAGTAGGGTAGCGTCGTCTCGATCTGTTCGTCACGCTCATCGAGATCGTCATGAGACTCATCGTTGTTCGCTTCCCGCCAAGAAGCATCGACGACATTGGAAAACAGCCAAGGAAAGTTTGTTTTGCTCAGCAAACGCTGCAAATGTGGATATCCAAAGTCCCAGTCGTGATTTCCCAGCACGGCTGCATCGACCTGCATGGCATTGATAACAGGTACCATGTGCGCACCACGTGTGATGCTGCTCTCCATCGAGGGATTGAATAGGTCACCAGAAAATAGCACAAGTCCATTTCTGTCACGTTTCGCATGCTTGCTCCAATCAAAGGGCTTGTCCGGCACGGGTCGCTGGCATGCTTGGTCCTGTTCGCCCCACCTTGAGCGAAGTGCGTGAATCAACGCAGCAAACTGATCAGCACCTAATGTGCCCCCGTTGGATGATTTCTGTCGCACTCGGTATACACTGACACGTTAGGCAAGCGGCACACACTCATTAAAATGCAA is a window of Malassezia restricta chromosome III, complete sequence DNA encoding:
- a CDS encoding 5'-nucleotidase, with the translated sequence MSRITIPLLHFNDVYRVRQKSSNGGTLGADQFAALIHALRSRWGEQDQACQRPVPDKPFDWSKHAKRDRNGLVLFSGDLFNPSMESSITRGAHMVPVINAMQVDAAVLGNHDWDFGYPHLQRLLSKTNFPWLFSNVVDASWREANNDESHDDLDERDEQIETTLPYFVMDVKGVRIGCIGLVEKEWLDTVPGFPKEFEYRDMVQVAQNLSRELREGKEQCELILAITHCRLPNDVKIARALGAVSHTDPAQHGVDLILGGHDHVYYIGRGADTFSGDSFDQKIPGSEDDNNSFIIKSGTDFHDLSEVKLTLSEPHDNAVRRRTIERLDVHRHVTSPEHASLPELQKMLDQLMSRISKSTEQPVALTMNEWDLRSNKVRTDESGIGDLIADILLISMERELRSQSEKEMDATVSAGGRMADCCIICGGSLRSDSVFGPGVITLGNLIEIMPFEDAIVVKELRGQDIWDALENGFSTYPKQEGRFPQVAGMQVIWDSRRPPGKRVVSVHLLKQPFDGANECSTHLRTKIRNMYKYSKDQESVDDDIVMVHREQPQIKEPLDLNKTYKVVTRDYLSQGNDGYEALTRGRYIVDDELGQLMSSIVRKFLLGATYIWRWNQLRTRRESASETLPSSPDTSMDSTASPVRQSRRASLFEHLFDKNAHDRSHLSLKTDSAVQRAYNLRLQRSKSMMLHADHNSASPSPKRRRSMSPNMLSRLAHYPLVVDHTSTSIRDALFVATHEHHSHFDTASRIDTSVVLEPGCSQEDLAVVMALIDGRMKDLARCESQTSA